In Elusimicrobiales bacterium, a single genomic region encodes these proteins:
- the rfbC gene encoding dTDP-4-dehydrorhamnose 3,5-epimerase: protein MPFEFTKLDIGGLVLITPGIFADPRGFFLESYAAAAFGAEGMPVFVQDNISRSARGVIRGLHFQKNPAAQGKLVQCLDGQILDVAVDIRKGSPWHGRWAAQLLDSESRRQLYIPPGFAHGFSVLSESALVMYKVTSPYSPKNDAGIKWDDAPLGIDWRVEKPVVSAKDAALPPFAGCGSNFIYE from the coding sequence ATGCCTTTTGAGTTCACAAAACTGGATATAGGCGGGCTTGTTCTGATAACGCCCGGAATATTTGCGGACCCGCGCGGTTTTTTTCTGGAAAGCTATGCCGCCGCCGCTTTCGGCGCGGAGGGGATGCCGGTTTTCGTGCAGGACAATATAAGCCGCTCCGCGCGCGGAGTGATACGAGGGCTGCATTTCCAGAAAAATCCGGCGGCGCAGGGCAAGCTGGTGCAATGCCTTGACGGGCAGATACTGGATGTTGCGGTTGATATAAGGAAAGGCTCGCCCTGGCATGGCCGCTGGGCGGCGCAACTGCTGGATTCTGAAAGCAGGCGGCAGCTTTATATCCCGCCGGGATTTGCGCACGGTTTTTCGGTGCTTAGCGAAAGCGCGCTGGTCATGTACAAGGTAACCTCCCCCTACAGCCCCAAAAACGACGCCGGCATAAAATGGGACGATGCCCCTCTCGGCATAGACTGGCGGGTTGAAAAGCCCGTTGTCTCCGCCAAGGATGCGGCGCTGCCGCCGTTTGCGGGCTGCGGCTCCAATTTCATCTATGAGTGA